The following coding sequences lie in one Bemisia tabaci unplaced genomic scaffold, PGI_BMITA_v3 genomic window:
- the Dab gene encoding protein disabled, giving the protein MAAVTEADHSVKQTVSIERKHESISKKNSAPEIENTNHLIDALKEGPRKGLVQLKNSFRTLSSTPRRPIEKDKNEPSRFLGEGVSYKAKLIGILEVGEARGDRMCQEALADLKMAIRAAGEHKQRITINIAIDGLRLRDEKNGECLYHHPVHKISFIAQDITDSRAFGYIFGSPDTGHRFFGIKTDKAASQVVITMRDLFQVVFELKKKEVEMAKQHLEQHQIKLVSYPLLDSSSGSKSSSTDVSRMKTIRESDSSKKSEPIASNSKSIATSDAIADLLDLEIELSSIQQGISQMEKLTPSDPFGPSAAGREDPFGDSFSPPPVTSPQPNKLPPPPSKLDKSDSIRSSDSSHKSSISKMQPDKHWFDKETEDIFESTDFPSTTSNNSSTAPTSTASAPIAKEESLDEPVSVSRSPPKSSRLIDVFTELDPLGTGRSKPYVDKKDFFQDLKNPPKKVLKDLVPELSADLIKQFEKNSDAPLSATISENKGPASNTPSSKGSTSNFQGNVFFEDPFNKSDPFEDSFSKSSGFASFSSETCDPFDNFADFSSFNDTPDSVPQKPNQSFYSNESQTGPLRVTLPPEKQSSESQSSVRSRQSSLSRQPYSGGLVKIPSPKQKPRSRLSKQVTVESTVDRTKTEKLGEVSKNRSLGTPSPTSFTAQAEEIDEKSNETAPEPPPRPTANLTFIKPPPLPPKKQQNMSIMKPPPRPPYSDLSHYDYIENYGTSIAPQPTADEKSPPVPVPARRPRFGAPTNNAPERPKKQQSGNVDSDYYLTPFHLLPPPLKKPAKTNTTSSAPKSLDITLSQLTTTGFSELAEWLNMSPVALSKMTMQELFTLLSSMNQSQSNDVVNGSTVNVDAKSNTTVHREKKTSASESQTKTNVSTSAGINSTPQPPPFVADFDSKFNNISKPEDPFQDDTLFDKYAVFRELLEQEKTKQEVNNVDKKVDVQSECPIPEKSSAPPKSDVTTFKAKISEPQSEDRYAALRDIFLEEAEDRQECSDKDESLSDQNNGQGEEHMDLLTLSRQQSESTESPSATIREPQSIMETTIMEEDIIDDENDDVDEEEEAILERKVELKEPLDKPMKPILSPSNLKSTKSDKSISFSDDNFRKSLEDLKINKEDNIFEKAWEKFNSKEPEFNDSGSVNKSTSPWSVDTDDGSKRSQSPSWKGDVSSKHWKNKRHKTPKNWQEDDESDVVDRGSSSREESPWRENGWSNGDETPSYHQDRYPRKDKRRRNYPRRMPSKEPWDDTREYPEEIYQSRPKYRSSSREDDRRKAEYEYWKKRSSPWSSKSDKRSSRESLNHDDDRYPKKSFGDRRRKRWEEHNYPRSDRKGHYYRERDRDRDRSQESLWDDEFSEPGDDELPRSSGRKPNWRSGRHYYPEPDEDYVRRPRKPYSHDEQSESESEFSQQSRKFQTLQLKRVSKSRRRNQNSPFEDEFSPQSFSYPASCRSPNIGSDQSENKLSPRQDFNSTSSEMSAFKWKEDRLSVPYHKADKLSDESEELNQGKLQRHPSQRQSPFEDNFTPPDTRRCSGRSVSSDVSRDEDLKNGDDVFLSAGEANVQTNSSKSKFSDPKRACEKTEKIGSKLRESSEIQSEDLRKKRLGRQSSIELKSRISQLRNQNESMSSLKKSDSINIFARSNDPFDDDDFFNAEKAHATIHEEEPIDKAEGDKSAVSFKWTQDFNSFNFSDENK; this is encoded by the exons ATGGCAGCAGTAACTGAAGCAGACCATTCAGTGAAACAAACGGTTTCGATCGAGAGGAAACATGAGAGCATCTCCAAAAAAAATAGCGCACCGGAAATTGAAAATACTAATCATTTAATCGATGCACTCAAAGAGGGACCAAGGAAAGGACTTGTTCAGTTGAAAAACTCCTTTCGAACTCTCTCATCAACTCCAAGACGTCCTATCGAAAAAG acaaAAATGAGCCTTCCAGATTCTTGGGAGAAGGGGTGAGCTACAAGGCAAAGCTCATAGGAATTCTAGAGGTTGGAGAGGCGAGGGGGGATAGAATGTGTCAAGAGGCTCTCGCTGATCTAAAAATGGCCATTCGTGCAGCCGGAGAACACAAGCAGAGAATTACAATTAATATAGCAATAGATGGACTTCGTTTGAGGGATGAAAAAAATGGA gaatGCCTCTATCATCATCCAGTCCATAAAATCTCTTTCATTGCACAAGATATCACAGATTCAAGAGCTTTTGGATACATCTTTGGGTCCCCTGATACTGGTCACAGATTCTTTGGAATCAAAACAGACAAAGCGGCCAGTCAG GTTGTTATCACTATGAGAGATTTATTTCAAGTTGTTTTTGaattaaagaagaaagaagTTGAAATGGCAAAGCAGCACTTGGAGCAGCACCAAATCAAATTAGTTTCGTACCCATTATTGGACTCTTCCAGTGGTAGTAAg AGCTCAAGTACAGATGTCAGCCGAATGAAAACCATTCGAGAGAGCGACTCAAGCAAAAAGAGTGAACCAATAGCAAGCAATAGTAAGTCAATCGCAACATCTGATGCCATTGCAGACTTGCTTGATCTAGAAATAGAACTGAGCAGTATCCAGCAAGGAATCAGTCAGATGGAGAAACTAACGCCTTCTGACCCATTCGGGCCTTCTGCTGCAGGACGAGAAGATCCCTTCGGAGACTCATTTTCTCCACCTCCCGTCACTTCACCGCAACCGAACAAACTTCCCCCACCTCCATCAAAATTAGACAAATCAGATTCGATCAGGTCGTCGGACTCCTCTCACAAATCGTCCATCTCTAAAATGCAGCCTGACAAACACTGGTTTGACAAAGAAACTGAAGATATTTTCGAATCAACGGACTTTCCCAGCACCACTTCTAACAACTCCAGTACAGCTCCAACCAGCACCGCCTCTGCTCCCATAGCAAAAGAAGAATCTTTG GATGAGCCTGTCAGTGTCAGcagaagccctccaaaaagcaGCAGGCTGATAGATGTCTTCACTGAGCTAGATCCTCTAGGCACTGGAAGGAGTAAACCGTACGTAGACAAAAAAGACTTTTTCCAAGACTTAAAAAATCCCCCCAAGAAAGTTCTCAAAGACCTAGTACCAGAGCTTTCTGCCGATTTAATAAagcaatttgagaaaaattcagaCGCTCCTCTCTCTGCCACAATTAGTGAAAATAAAGGGCCGGCCTCAAATACACCCTCAAGCAAAGGTAGTACCTCTAATTTTCAGGGCAATGTGTTCTTTGAAGATCCATTTAACAAATCTGATCCATTTGAAGatagtttttcaaaatcatctGGCTTTGCTTCGTTTTCATCAGAAACATGCGATCCATTTGATAATTTTGCTGATTTCTCATCATTCAATGACACCCCAGACTCAGTTCCACAGAAACCAAATCAATCATTCTACAGCAATGAATCTCAGACTGGTCCTCTTAGAGTTACCCTACCTCCGGAAAAACAATCTAGTGAATCTCAAAGCAGCGTTCGGAGTCGTCAATCTAGTTTGAGCAGGCAACCGTACTCTGGTGGCTTAGTCAAAATTCCCAGTCCGAAACAAAAACCTAGATCCCGTCTATCAAAGCAGGTTACAGTTGAATCAACGGTGGACAGAACCAAAACTGAGAAATTAGGAGAAGTATCAAAGAACCGAAGCCTAGGCACACCATCTCCCACTAGTTTTACTGCTCAAGCTGAAGAAATTGATGAGAAAAGTAATGAAACTGCACCAGAACCACCACCTAGACCAACAGCAAATCTTACATTCATAAAACCTCCACCTTTGCCTCCGAAAAAGCAGCAGAACATGTCTATAATGAAACCACCGCCACGGCCTCCATACAGTGATTTATCTCATTATGATTATATTGAAAATTATGGAACTTCTATAGCTCCTCAACCAACTGCAGATGAGAAAAGTCCTCCTGTTCCTGTACCCGCTCGGCGTCCACGGTTCGGAGCTCCGACTAATAATGCTCCTGAGAGGCCAAAAAAGCAACAAAGTGGCAACGTAGATTCAGATTATTATTTAACACCATTTCATCTCTTGCCTCCTCCGCTGAAGAAACCTGCAAAAACGAATACTACCTCTTCAGCGCCAAAATCATTAGATATCACTTTGAGTCAGTTAACAACTACAGGGTTCAGTGAATTGGCTGAGTGGCTGAACATGTCTCCAGTTGCTTTATCCAAAATGACAATGCAAGAATTATTTACTCTTTTATCGAGCATGAATCAAAGCCAGTCAAACGATGTTGTGAATGGCTCTACTGTAAATGTTGATGCCAAATCAAATACAACTGTGCACAGAGAAAAGAAGACTTCGGCTTCAGAAAGCCAAACAAAAACCAATGTGTCTACATCCGCAGGGATAAATTCAACCCCACAGCCCCCTCCATTCGTTGCTGATTTTGATAGTAAATTCAACAATATTTCAAAACCAGAAGATCCTTTTCAAGATGATACCCTCTTTGACAAATATGCTGTGTTTAGAGAATTACTAGAAcaagaaaaaaccaaacaagAGGTCAACAATGTTGATAAGAAGGTAGATGTCCAATCTGAGTGTCCTATCCCTGAAAAAAGCAGCGCACCGCCAAAAAGTGATGTAACGACATTCAAAGCTAAAATTAGTGAACCACAGTCGGAAGATAGGTACGCAGCTCTGAGAGATATTTTTCTGGAGGAAGCTGAAGACAGGCAGGAGTGTAGTGATAAAGATGAAAGTCTATCTGATCAAAATAATGGTCAAGGTGAGGAGCACATGGATTTGCTAACTCTTTCAAGACAACAGAGTGAAAGTACTGAATCGCCTAGTGCTACAATCCGAGAACCTCAATCTATCATGGAAACAACCATAATGGAGGAAGATATAATTGACGATGAAAATGATGATGtcgatgaagaagaagaagcaatATTAGAGCGAAAAGTTGAGTTAAAAGAACCGCTTGACAAACCGATGAAGCCAATATTGTCACCATCAAACTTAAAATCAACAAAAAGTGATAAATCCATCTCATTTTCTGATGACAACTTTAGAAAGTCATTGGAAGATTTGAAAATAAACAAGGAGGATAACATTTTCGAGAAGGCATGGGAGAAATTCAACTCAAAAGAGCCAGAATTCAATGATTCCGGCTCTGTAAACAAGAGCACGTCTCCATGGTCTGTTGATACTGATGATGGTAGTAAACGGTCACAAAGTCCATCGTGGAAAGGAGATGTGAGTTCCAAACATTGGAAGAACAAAAGACACaaaactccaaaaaattggCAGGAAGATGATGAATCAGATGTTGTTGATAGAGGAAGCAGTTCACGTGAGGAGTCACCATGGCGGGAAAATGGATGGAGTAATGGGGATGAAACTCCATCATATCATCAAGACAGATATCCTAGAAAAGATAAGAGAAGACGAAATTATCCACGGAGAATGCCCTCTAAAGAACCGTGGGATGATACCAGAGAGTACCCAGAAGAAATTTATCAATCCAGACCCAAGTATCGCAGCTCCTCTCGGGAAGATGATCGTAGGAAAGCAGAGTATGAATACTGGAAAAAGCGGAGTTCTCCATGGAGCTCCAAGTCGGACAAACGAAGTAGCAGAGAATCCTTGAATCATGATGATGACCGATATCCGAAGAAAAGTTTTGGTGataggaggaggaagaggtggGAAGAACACAACTATCCAAGAAGTGATCGAAAAGGTCATTACTACAGAGAAAGAGATAGAGATAGAGATAGGTCACAAGAGTCTTTATGGGATGATGAGTTTAGTGAACCTGGAGATGATGAATTGCCACGGAGCTCAGGTCGTAAACCAAATTGGAGGTCAGGGAGACATTACTATCCAGAACCAGATGAAGATTATGTTCGGAGACCAAGAAAGCCTTATAGCCATGATGAACAAAGTGAATCAGAATCGGAATTCTCACAGCAGAGTAGAAAGTTTCAAACTTTACAACTAAAAAGGGTGAGTAAGAGTCGAAGACGCAATCAAAATTCACCTTTTGAGGACGAATTTAGCCCCCAGTCATTTTCATATCCAGCTTCATGCAGGAGTCCAAACATTGGCTCGGACCAGTCAGAAAACAAACTGTCACCCAGGCAAGATTTCAATTCTACATCAAGTGAAATGAGTgcttttaaatggaaggaagaTCGACTCTCTGTGCCGTATCACAAGGCAGACAAATTATCGGATGAGTCAGAGGAGCTGAACCAAGGAAAATTACAAAGACACCCAAGTCAACGGCAATCACCCTTTGAAGACAATTTCACGCCTCCTGACACCCGAAGGTGCAGTGGGAGAAGTGTCTCGAGCGATGTGAGTCGTGATgaagatttgaaaaatggagATGATGTCTTTTTGTCGGCTGGTGAAGCTAACGTTCAGACCAACAGCTCAAAAAGTAAATTTAGTGATCCGAAGCGTGCCTGtgagaaaacagagaaaatagGGAGCAAACTCCGTGAAAGCTCTGAAATTCAGTCagaggatttgaggaaaaaacgATTGGGTAGGCAAAGTAGTATCGAGTTAAAATCTCGAATCTCTCAACTTCGGAATCAAAATGAATCAATGTCTAGTCTTAAAAAATCCGATTCGATCAATATTTTTGCTCGTAGTAATGATCCctttgatgatgatgattttttCAATGCTGAGAAAGCGCATGCCACCATTCATGAAGAAGAGccgatagacaaagctgaaGGAGACAAAAGTGCAGTCTCCTTTAAATGGACACAGGATTTtaattctttcaatttctctGATGAGAATAAGTag